One Acutalibacter muris DNA window includes the following coding sequences:
- a CDS encoding TetR/AcrR family transcriptional regulator: MTKLLDLDASRRDALLNAALKEFSIQGYDNASTNVIAKEAGFSKALMFHYVGSKQELFLFTYDYFNELLDREYFSRMDYSIKDIFERLRTSYLLQIELMKQYPWIIDFNKLSAKTKSDEINKALEDRASAKKTFEIFDMIDVSKFRVDLNVEKCKQFILWANVGFTNQILDNIRNSADKNPDYNHIITTLDDYLDELRKVFYVADREGTD, translated from the coding sequence TTGACAAAATTATTAGATTTAGACGCCTCAAGGCGGGATGCGCTTCTCAATGCAGCGCTAAAGGAATTTTCAATACAAGGATATGACAATGCTTCAACAAATGTAATAGCAAAAGAAGCTGGCTTTTCTAAAGCGCTCATGTTTCATTATGTAGGTAGCAAGCAAGAACTCTTTTTGTTTACCTACGATTATTTCAACGAGCTACTTGATAGGGAGTATTTCAGTAGAATGGATTATTCAATCAAAGATATATTTGAAAGGCTGCGAACATCCTATCTACTTCAAATCGAGTTAATGAAACAATATCCTTGGATTATTGACTTTAATAAACTTTCTGCTAAAACGAAGTCCGACGAAATCAATAAGGCTCTTGAAGATAGAGCCAGCGCAAAGAAAACCTTTGAAATTTTTGATATGATTGATGTTTCAAAATTTAGGGTCGATCTTAATGTCGAAAAGTGCAAGCAATTTATTCTATGGGCGAATGTCGGTTTTACAAATCAGATTTTGGACAATATAAGGAATTCAGCAGACAAGAATCCTGATTATAACCATATCATTACAACACTGGATGATTACCTTGACGAATTGCGGAAAGTTTTCTATGTGGCAGATCGTGAAGGAACAGATTAA
- a CDS encoding M23 family metallopeptidase, which produces MKEQINKCGMKKQSIFFAIILLTLCTIIYSNDQWVDRSNEMYNPIIVAFPLRGEWYSPNTPGTKIPSHGTDQLGTRYAYDFIQVDWDRAGYPSYRASLPQYLLFGVPLNEYYCWGQEVYAPCDGVVVQAEDDYKERARTNLFSDLANAYKNAHYFDPAKDDVRSVAGNYIIIEYADNIYAALVHLQTGSIQVSVGQTVKKGDFIGRVGHSGNSFAPHLHFQLMDSCDISVANGLPCAFEEYEIFQDGEWKAMTNSIPTNKDRIRFLKYNAENTE; this is translated from the coding sequence GTGAAGGAACAGATTAACAAATGCGGTATGAAAAAACAGAGTATCTTCTTTGCGATTATTCTTCTAACATTATGCACTATTATTTATTCTAATGACCAATGGGTAGATAGGAGTAATGAAATGTATAATCCGATAATTGTTGCGTTTCCTTTAAGGGGAGAATGGTACTCTCCAAACACGCCAGGAACTAAAATCCCAAGTCACGGAACAGATCAGTTAGGTACAAGATATGCCTATGACTTCATTCAGGTTGATTGGGATAGAGCAGGTTATCCTTCCTATCGTGCCAGTTTGCCTCAATACCTTCTGTTTGGAGTCCCCTTAAATGAATATTATTGCTGGGGGCAAGAAGTATATGCCCCCTGTGATGGTGTTGTCGTTCAAGCGGAGGATGACTATAAGGAACGCGCACGAACGAACTTGTTTTCAGATTTAGCTAACGCTTATAAAAATGCTCATTATTTCGACCCAGCAAAAGACGATGTACGATCAGTCGCAGGCAATTATATAATAATTGAATATGCTGATAACATATATGCTGCTCTCGTGCATCTTCAAACTGGCTCTATTCAAGTCTCTGTCGGGCAAACTGTAAAGAAAGGGGACTTCATTGGTAGAGTAGGTCATTCTGGTAACTCCTTTGCCCCGCACTTGCATTTTCAACTAATGGATAGTTGCGACATAAGCGTTGCAAATGGTTTGCCCTGTGCTTTTGAAGAATATGAGATATTTCAAGATGGTGAATGGAAAGCCATGACAAATAGCATTCCTACAAATAAAGATAGGATACGATTTCTAAAATATAACGCAGAGAATACAGAATGA
- a CDS encoding winged helix-turn-helix domain-containing protein, with protein MTEVQAEGLYFCLENRIVYVRETEIMLTVKEFDIFALLIMNPRRVLTYDMIIDLVWHEDLDY; from the coding sequence TTGACAGAAGTTCAAGCCGAGGGTTTGTATTTCTGTCTGGAGAACAGAATTGTATATGTCCGTGAGACCGAGATCATGCTGACGGTAAAAGAGTTTGACATCTTTGCCCTGCTCATCATGAATCCCCGCCGGGTACTCACCTATGACATGATAATAGACCTTGTGTGGCACGAAGATTTGGACTACTAG
- a CDS encoding DUF6870 family protein produces the protein MTEAMKDIDLRKVDKAALRDRSTVHIDPEAPTEERIRAWIEQLGNPYVYLDGGVVVKLSFADRGETIEERINSL, from the coding sequence ATGACAGAGGCGATGAAGGACATCGACCTCCGCAAGGTGGATAAAGCGGCGCTCCGTGACCGCAGTACGGTCCATATCGACCCGGAGGCTCCCACCGAGGAGCGCATCCGGGCGTGGATCGAGCAGCTCGGCAATCCCTATGTCTACCTGGACGGCGGGGTGGTGGTGAAGCTGAGCTTCGCGGACAGGGGCGAGACCATTGAGGAGCGTATCAACTCCCTCTAG